Genomic segment of Anaerobacillus alkaliphilus:
ATGTTGCTGGTGTGATAAAGGAAGTTGGTTCTGAAGTAGAAGGGCTGAAGGTTGGCCAGCGTGTAATAGCTTTTCCTGCAACAGGATCATATTGTGAATATACAGTTGCTAACGAAAATCTAACATTTGTGATACCAGATCAGCTTTCGTTTGATATAGCTGCAGCTAGCCCAATTGTCTCGTTTTTGTCATATCAATTGCTAGCTAAGGTTGCTAGAATTGAAGAAGGCGAAACTGTCGTGGTTCATTCGGCAGCAGGTGGAGTAGGAACAACTGCAATCCAACTTGCAAAATTATTAGGTGCAGGAACTGTAATTGGGACTGTTGGTAGTGAGGAGAAAATTCCATTCGCAATAGGAGCTGGTGCTGATCACGTGATCTGTTACGAAAAAGAAGACTTTGCAGTAGTGGTGAACGAGATAACTGGCGGACGTGGAGCGAATATTATTTTGGATTCGATCTCTGGACGTATTTCTGAAAAAAGCATGGAATGTTTAGCTCCTTATGGACGCTTAGTTCACTTTGGAAATTCTAGCGGTGAAGTGGGGACGGTTAAAACAAGTGATTTACATTCAAGCTGCAGATCAGTAATGGGATTTAGCTTTGGTACGACTAGGAAGGAGCGTCCTGAGTTATTGGGCGAGGTAGCGAAGCGAGTACTTACTTACCTAGCAGAAGGAAGATTAGATGTAAAAATCGGACACCATTTTTCGCTTGAAGAAGCGGCAATGGCCCATGATTTAATTGAAAATCGCTTAAGCAAAGGAAAAGTACTCTTACATGTGAAGGGAGAAGTGAATAGAAAATGAATAATCAAATAGTCATTGTCACTGGTGGAACGCGAGGAATTGGAAAAGGCCTCGTAAAACTCTTATTACATGAAGGCGCTAAAACGATTGTTCTAGCAAAGAGTGAACAATCGATTGCTAGCCTCGAAGCGGATTTTGCGGGAGTTGGGGATTTATTTACATATCAATGTGATATATCCATTAGTGAGCAAGTGTCTAATGTTATTCAATCAGTCTTTGAAAAATTCGGACGTATTGATTGTTTGGTCAATAATGCAGGAGTTGGCGTTTGGAAGCCTGTAGAGGAAATGACCGAAGCTGATTGGGATTTACAAATGAATACAAACTTAAAAGGCGCATTTCTTTGTAGTCAATCGGTTTATAAGCTTATGAAAGAAAATGAGGGTGGTCAAATCATCAATATCGCTTCTGACCTAGCTTATAACACAACAGAAAGAGCATCTGCCTATTGTGCGAGTAAATGGGGTTTACTAGGACTTTCCAAAACGATGAATAAAGAAGGCAAAAAGTATGGTATTCGAGTCTGTACAGTTTCGCCGGGGTTAGTACAAACCGACTTTGGTGGTGTGCCAGCAGCGAATAAAACGACTGGGTTAGCCGTTGAAACTGTTGCCGAGCAAATTTTAACGGTAATGCAAGCTGGACAAGATGCAGGAGAAATTGAAGTAATTATTAGACCCTAAAGGATGGTTTATTATGTTATCGTTTTTAGAAGTTAGTCATGAAATGCAAGATGAATTAGTTGAATTTTTGACGAAAGAGAGATGGCCCTTCCATGGGGATGAAAACCCGACTGAGGAATCAATACGGGAGAGGTTTCTAAAGGGTGTTTACACAGAAAGAGGAAGTAAGACGTTTTGGATAACACTCGATGATAAAAAAATTGGCCTAATTCGTTTATTTGATTTAGAGGATCCTACTTGTTTGTTTGATCTTCGTTTGAAAGAGGCAAATCGTGGGCATGGCCTAGGAGCTGAGGCTGTAAACTGGCTAACAAATTATGTGTTTACGAACTATCCAGAGATCACGCGAATTGAAGGGCATACGAGACAAGATAATTATGCGATGAGGAAAACTTTCTATCACTGTGGCTATGTAAAGGAAGCTTACCATCGAAAGGCCTGGCCGCAGAACGGACGTGAGTATGATTCTGTTGGGTATGCAATAATTAAAGACGACTGGAAGAACGGAACGACTACGCCGATTGAAGATCGTTTTGAATATTAGAAGGTTACGGTGAAGTCTGAAAGAGCATGAACTACATTGAAACGCATGAGTTTTCGGATGAGATCACATGCGTTTTTTTGGGTTTGTCGATGCTTTTACTATATTTAAGTAGTACTTAGGATAGTAAATTAGACCGTTTTGATTTTGATTGGGACGGAAAAAAGACAAATTGTGTTTGGTAAGAAAGTTGGAGTCTTAAAAAATTTGTAATCAATTAGAGTTTGTAAAATGGTGTAATTAAAGTAAAGAAGCAGAATACTTTAATAATTTAGGAGGTAGAAATGACAAAACAAATTAAAATATTATTAGTAATTTCAATACTACTTAACGCAATCCTAATGTACCAATTAATTCTTAATAAAAGTAATTTGGAAAGCTCAGAACTATTTGGTCAAATTTACTTTTACAACAGCATTAGTAATCTTAATAATAATCTTAAATCAATCTCTTCTACATTAGAGCTTTATGGGGAACTACTCACAGAAAACGAGTTGCTATTATTCAATCAGGCTATTGAAACAGAAAGAATAAATATTCTTGACGCACGTTCAAATATAGCAGCTGCAATGCCCTTTAATAACATGAACTTCTCAATATATTATGAAAACTACCTATTAAATATTTCAAAATTGCTTTGTGACATAGTTGAAGGACAAACCTTTCATAAAAATGATATAAATGCCTTAATATCCTCTTTAAAATCTGCAAATCAAAATATTAATAATTTATTTTCGCAAGGGATAGGTAATGAAGGAATATCCTCTGAATTGTCAGTAAAAGCAATATACGGAGATTTAGAAAGAGTGAATAGACAAGTTGAGTTAGTTTACAGAAAATAAATATAAGGTTTAGTTAAACCACTAATAGAGGCTCGGTTCTTATTGCATTAACGATGAGCAATAGTGCAAGAAACTGTTGCTTCCATTGTGGTGCTAACGAAGCAGAATACTTTAATTATAAAGTAAACCTATATAATTCCTTTTATAATTTTTACAATTATATTAAAGAGAGGGAAATCATGTTTATTCGTAAAGAAAGTCTTAAAGAGTTTATAATTTTTTATCCTGTAACTACAACTATTATTCTGTTAAATACAATTGTAATGCTATATGTATGGATTTTTCTCGATGGGTGGAGTAACCAGTTCATAGTATATGATTTGGGTGGTATTAGCCAATCTAAGTTTTACATTGGAGAACATTGGCGGCTTATTTCCTATTCATTTTTGCATTTAGGAATATATCATTTCCTCATCAATCTTTTATTTATTGGTGTATTCTCTCCAACTATTGAAAAAACACTAGGTACGCTAAAATTTTTTGCATTTTATCTTGTAACAATTCTCTTAGGTGGCATGTTTATACTATTCTTTACTAATAATTCAGGAGTAGGTGCTTCAGGTTTTGTATTTGGACTTTTGGGATTTTATATAGTCCAAGTTATTTTCCGAAAAATAGAGAATACATTCAATAAAAAATTAATTATTCAATTTACTTTATCTAGCTGGATATTAACATTTATTTTTTCTTTAGTAACTCAGCAGTTAGTTACAACCTTTGGGCATCTTGGGGGGTTTATAGGAGGAGTATGTCTTGGGGTTTTGTACAAAAAAATTAGCCTTGATAAGGATTATCAGATACAAGTGAATACATCATCGAATGGAAATAGTAATTAAGTAAATATTTCTTCTTCAACTAACGCAATAGTTTAAAAAAGTATTGCTACTGTGCTGGGCTCACGAGGCAAAATACATAAAAATTCAACTTTATTGGTTAAAGTAAATACCTATAATTGGAAACGATGCTCCCTTTTAACTAGTGATATAATTGGGTCACTAACAGATTAGCGAGAATAGATATTTTATGTGGAAACGAATTTGCTTGTTATTAACAATTGCTTTGTTGTTTTTGGGACATCAGTTATATGTAACAAAAACATTATTAAACCAGCAACAGTATGTGGATTTCCTTTCAGTAGAGAGGGAGTTTAGCCTTGTGGCTTTACGCTCGGAAGAATTACTTCGTGTATGGGACGCTGAAAACATTCAGGATTCTGCGAAGTTATTATCACAACAAATTTTATTATCTAGTGAGTTGTTATATAATAGAATTGCAACAAAGTATTATGAAGTTGGATTAGCTTCTACATCAACCTCAGGATTTAGTGAATTGTCCCGATTTTTTTCCATTATTATAAAACAGTATCTGATGACTTACTTATGATGGAAAAAGGGGAACGTTCCGTAGAATTAAAGTTGCAAGCTAAGATGATTCATGAGGATATGCGTCCTGTTCTCATCATTTCAAACGATGATTATATCAGATGACTGATGATATTCTTGTTGTTGCTATTACATCACAATTAAAGGACCTTGATTATTCTGTCGTAATTGAACAAAGAGACTTAGACGAAGGTGCCCTTAAAGTTACATCAGCAGTGAGAGCAAACAAAGTTTATACACTTTCAAAAGGAATTATCAGAAAAAGATTTGGCAAAGTAGTACTAACGTATTGAATAGTGTGAGAACTAAAATAGAACAATTAATAAAGTAGTAATTATACTTGTATTAATGGGCTGCGATAAGCAGTCCTTTTTGGTTTTCAAACGGTACTAAAATATATCTCTTGTGAATATGTTCACTTAATATAACGGAGTGCAATAGTTTTCATATACATCCTACAAACCTGAACGGATTATATCGGGACGTTAAATGTTCATCTTGTTATCCTTAAAAGCGAAGGGAGGTTATTTTAATGGATTTGCTTGAAAATATGAACGCAGTAGTAAACTATATCGAAAATCATTTGGATGAAGATATTAATTACAAAGAAGTTGCAAAGATTACACATTTTTCTGACCATCATTTTAAACGAATGTTTTCGTTTATAGCGGGGATAACCTTGTCAGACTATGTGCGTAGAAGAAGATTGACCTTAGCTGCCTTTGATTTAAAAGACAGTGATATGAGAGTGATTGATGTAGCTATGAAGTATGGTTACAATTCACCAGATTCATTTTCAAGAGCATTTCAAGCATTACATGGAGTAAATCCTAGTATAGTGAAAAATTCAGACGTTCCTTTAAAAGCGTATCCTCGGATGACCTTCCATATTTCGATTAAAGGAGATGTTGAAATGAATTACAAATTCGTTGAGAAAGAGGCTTTTACCGTAATTGGAAAAAAAGAAACAGTAGCTTCTAGTGGAGAAGATTTTAATCCAAAGATGTGGGAGCATATCGAAGAAATAGAAGAAGCTGTTAAGCCATACGATAATACTTCATTTTCAGGTATCCTAAATGTTTCAGTGACAAAAGAGAATGGAGACATTTATTACTATATTGCTACGGCTACTACTAAGCCATGTCCGAAAGAACTTGAAATTTTGGAAATTCCTTCTCAAACATGGGCAGTTTTTCAAGCAACAGGAGAAATGCCAGACGCTTTATTAACTACATGGGAGCGAGTATATACCGAGTGGTTCCCAACATCTGGTTATGAATTAGCAGAAGCTCCGGAATTTGTAAAAGGAATTACCGATACATTAACGGAAATTTGGGTTCCTATTAAGAAAAAGCAATAGTTAGAGGGA
This window contains:
- a CDS encoding quinone oxidoreductase family protein — protein: MKAIVVTEFGSTDVMKYVNMEVPGYGPKQVLIEVHTTSVNFADIKSRYGKKGGGKFPFVPGIDVAGVIKEVGSEVEGLKVGQRVIAFPATGSYCEYTVANENLTFVIPDQLSFDIAAASPIVSFLSYQLLAKVARIEEGETVVVHSAAGGVGTTAIQLAKLLGAGTVIGTVGSEEKIPFAIGAGADHVICYEKEDFAVVVNEITGGRGANIILDSISGRISEKSMECLAPYGRLVHFGNSSGEVGTVKTSDLHSSCRSVMGFSFGTTRKERPELLGEVAKRVLTYLAEGRLDVKIGHHFSLEEAAMAHDLIENRLSKGKVLLHVKGEVNRK
- a CDS encoding SDR family oxidoreductase: MNNQIVIVTGGTRGIGKGLVKLLLHEGAKTIVLAKSEQSIASLEADFAGVGDLFTYQCDISISEQVSNVIQSVFEKFGRIDCLVNNAGVGVWKPVEEMTEADWDLQMNTNLKGAFLCSQSVYKLMKENEGGQIINIASDLAYNTTERASAYCASKWGLLGLSKTMNKEGKKYGIRVCTVSPGLVQTDFGGVPAANKTTGLAVETVAEQILTVMQAGQDAGEIEVIIRP
- a CDS encoding GNAT family N-acetyltransferase, producing MLSFLEVSHEMQDELVEFLTKERWPFHGDENPTEESIRERFLKGVYTERGSKTFWITLDDKKIGLIRLFDLEDPTCLFDLRLKEANRGHGLGAEAVNWLTNYVFTNYPEITRIEGHTRQDNYAMRKTFYHCGYVKEAYHRKAWPQNGREYDSVGYAIIKDDWKNGTTTPIEDRFEY
- a CDS encoding rhomboid family intramembrane serine protease; the encoded protein is MFIRKESLKEFIIFYPVTTTIILLNTIVMLYVWIFLDGWSNQFIVYDLGGISQSKFYIGEHWRLISYSFLHLGIYHFLINLLFIGVFSPTIEKTLGTLKFFAFYLVTILLGGMFILFFTNNSGVGASGFVFGLLGFYIVQVIFRKIENTFNKKLIIQFTLSSWILTFIFSLVTQQLVTTFGHLGGFIGGVCLGVLYKKISLDKDYQIQVNTSSNGNSN
- a CDS encoding type II toxin-antitoxin system PemK/MazF family toxin, with the translated sequence MTDDILVVAITSQLKDLDYSVVIEQRDLDEGALKVTSAVRANKVYTLSKGIIRKRFGKVVLTY
- a CDS encoding AraC family transcriptional regulator, which encodes MDLLENMNAVVNYIENHLDEDINYKEVAKITHFSDHHFKRMFSFIAGITLSDYVRRRRLTLAAFDLKDSDMRVIDVAMKYGYNSPDSFSRAFQALHGVNPSIVKNSDVPLKAYPRMTFHISIKGDVEMNYKFVEKEAFTVIGKKETVASSGEDFNPKMWEHIEEIEEAVKPYDNTSFSGILNVSVTKENGDIYYYIATATTKPCPKELEILEIPSQTWAVFQATGEMPDALLTTWERVYTEWFPTSGYELAEAPEFVKGITDTLTEIWVPIKKKQ